A single Rhopalosiphum padi isolate XX-2018 chromosome 4, ASM2088224v1, whole genome shotgun sequence DNA region contains:
- the LOC132930585 gene encoding uncharacterized protein LOC132930585, with amino-acid sequence MVTKMPEGESEPVSLVTIKEPVDLIRLSVDERIYVKMRHDRELRGRLHAFDQHLNMVLGEAEETITTIEVDEETFEEVYKTTKRTIPMLFVRGDGVILVSPPSTTS; translated from the exons atggTAACTAAAATGCCAGAAGGAGAATCagag ccCGTTTCATTAGTGACAATCAAAGAGCCAGTTGATTTAATTCGTCTTAGTGTTGATGAAAGAATCTATGTTAAGATGCGCCATGACCGAGAATTACGTGGTCGACttcat GCTTTTGATCAGCATTTAAACATGGTGTTAGGAGAAGCTGAAGAGACTATTACTACAATTGAAGTTGATGAAGAAACATTTGAAGAAGTATATAAAACTACTAAACGTACTATACCTATGTTGTTTGTTAGAGGAGATGGTGTTATACTTGTGTCTCCTCCTTCTACTACatcataa
- the LOC132929170 gene encoding actin-binding protein WASF3, whose product MPLPKRVVEPVHVARNTVSQAGSYGATSSISNELEAVTNGTLANTVRQLSSLSKQAEDMFGELVREAHSLTVRVNSLQIRLDRLSVNTKQLDSTGEEVSLQDIHMRKAFKSAIVFDQQVLSRDTMPAPMLEMYSQCDKPPPLYKLNPYREDGKDGMKFYTDPDYFFNLWRLEMLKDTEKMMHDRGKKPHRPKTEGSGGRHKKRVRQPYSTRERQRQLATQHGEYIMPQDNSHYRAPHQPYEYMEESTMMLGLSMNDQHRPSRPNSIELRRSYGPEQLHNHHTGNNMVDGRIYSPPPMNIIDSNNYAAPLSSNNMMYDESNVYNHQTQQNNYQYTGSMGEVISPLGTPSRGGRIRPTQPPPAPPSNNNSNNSTPTVSSASTPTRGRSLSSNRETLPPPPPPPIENNLPFTEPLPPPPPPVSISPPLPSANIPPPPPLPPMPDLPASLANGDVKSPPKQKSPSNLIIQSKPLVLPADCNNVRPLNGVINDLKTTVTNISSGTVSALKKTPGPGHVAHYDPRSDLLKAIRDGVELRKVEKIKQKEGERSNALHDVASILARRVAVEISDSDSASGSEYDSDGWAEETCA is encoded by the exons ATGCCATTGCCAAAGCGTGTCGTAGAACCCGTGCATGTAGCACGTAACACAGTCTCACAAGCAGGAAGTTATGGTGCTACGAGTTCAATATCTAATGAGTTAGAAGCTGTCACAAATGGCACCCTTGCTAATACAGTTCGTCAGTTGTCAAGCCTATCTAAACAAGCTGAAGATATGTTTGGCGAACTTGTACGTGAAGCCCATTCACTTACTGTACGAGttaattcattacaaattaGGTTAGATAGATTATCTGTCAACACAAAACAATTAGATAGTACTGGCGAAGAAG tATCCTTACAAGACATTCATATGAGAAAAGCTTTTAAAAGTGCTATTGTATTCGATCAACAAGTTCTTTCAAGGGATACAATGCCTGCACCTATGCTTGAAATGTATTCTCAATGTGATAAGCCACCTCCTCTTTATAAACTCAATCCTTAccg agagGATGGTAAGGATGGTATGAAGTTCTATACAGATCCAGATTACTTTTTCAATTTATGGAGGTTAGAAATGTTAAAAGACACTGAAAAAATGATGCATGATCGtggaaaaaaa cCTCATAGACCTAAAACAGAAGGAAGCGGTGGTCGTCATAAAAAAAGAGTCCGACAACCATATAGTACGAGAGAACGGCAAAGACAACTTGCTACTCAGCATGGAGAATATATTATGCCTCAAGATAACTCTCATTATAGAGCACCACAtcag cctTATGAATATATGGAAGAAAGTACAATGATGTTGGGCTTATCAATGAATGATCAACACCGACCATCACGACCAAATAGTATAGAGTTACGTCGATCTTACGGCCCAGAACAACTTCATAATCATCACACTGGAAATAACATGGTAGATGGACGTATTTATAGTCCTCCTCCTATGAATATAATAGATag caATAATTATGCTGCACCACTCAGTagcaataatatgatgtatgatGAATCTAATGTATACAATCATCAAACGCAACAAAATAATTACCAGTACACGGGTAGTATGGGTGAAGTAATTAGTCCATTGGGAACACCAAGTCGGGGAGGTAGAATTAGACCAACTCAACCACCCCCTGCTCCTCCaagcaataataattcaaataacag taCACCCACTGTATCATCAGCTAGCACTCCAACTCGTGGTCGCAGTTTGAGTTCCAATCGTGAAACATTACCACCTCCGCCACCTCCTCCAATTGAGAACAATTTACCTTTTACTGAACCTTTACCACCACCTCCACCACCCGTATCTATTAGTCCTCCTTTACCATCAGCTAACATTCCACCTCCTCCACCATTACCACCAATGCCTGATCTACCTGCATCATTAGCCAATGGAGATGTAAAATCACCACCAAAACAA aAGTCTCCATCAAATCTTATAATTCAATCAAAACCATTGGTGCTTCCTGCTGACTGTAATAATGTGAGACCGCTAAACGGTgtcattaatgatttaaaaacaacgGTAACCAATATCAGTAGTGGCACTGTGAGTGCATTGAAAAAAACACCTGGGCCAGGTCATGTTGCTCATTATGATCCACGTAGTGATTTGCTTAAGGCTATTAGAGACG GTGTTGAGCTGagaaaagtagaaaaaataaaacaaaaagaagGAGAACGTAGCAATGCATTACATGATGTTGCCTCTATATTGGCACGTCGTGTAGCTGTTGAAATTTCTGATTCTGATTCTGCATCTGGCAGTGAATATGACAGCGACGGTTGGGCTGAAGAGACTTGTGCttag
- the LOC132929522 gene encoding uncharacterized protein LOC132929522: MILNISMMFKLLSFSLFVTTVLAAQKTEYKFLGCFLEENLLTLGEESRVLTPVTPQSCSDFCSEKQYTFFILKQNTCHCSKNYISRLMRQLDFECSIKCSGDTSASCGGPPNLVSSYTTDKSKANNFIAHGGYPIPIYLGCYAETPNDDENRLLKGPAGPITYNTPQKCSVKCFNMGFLFFGVTYGTECWCGNQRPAKSSKVDDINCNTPCSGDSNQFCGGGWKMGIYSTGITDYIPKKYIGCFDDDGKKTKGKYLTFPMESNNSPKRCMNLCNTHRFKYAAIKGNICECKNYEPNFNLQRSFSDCNTLCTENPSEYCGGSTTISIYKTLYSDSLEKVSVNPIGCFTNSKRHPLLNGWKITHSRLTPKHCVYSCHIRRYPYAALISSRECLCSSTKPSDEAKTGDDMCTTPCSGSSEYTCGGNNGINVYSSGLEWKTDTIGHNYLGCYEENQNNRIFNGYSRSYSVNTPEFCSSLCYKFGYTYFGVTYKSECFCGNQSPNEPKFPKVEDKQCNTKCTGDANQFCGGGWRMGVFSTGLIDFDVNNRLVGCFEMAENSFGNIKFELLNTNTPSKCSAICYNSGYTFSGVSGINCYCGVRAPSPELYVENSDCDTPCVGDSTKTCGGEVTLQIYDIITINHTNKNETIPELVDEFNTLNLESIWSYDIYIAQEPDFAFVIYNNSEKNLFVKNGELVIKPTVLSDNYVKNGCLQLKGCTQYEESSACSMNASSFNILPPIVSSRLITKHHKSLQHGHLKVIAKFPTGDWIVPEIALVSTTNEQNKLVLGTSSGNIDLKCNGVDESISVLKYGLKVDELYHSKSIMMKSISASRWSDDYHTLELSWSNNNILFKIDGESHPLDTSNLQLNLIFDSEYYVSIGVSVGGMKNFPDGCLSNNRLKPWKNFDTKAMLNFWKDRNQWISTWDDEKSTLKVKSIKFTEEDNINI; the protein is encoded by the exons ATGATATTGAATATCAGTATGATGttcaaattattaagttttagttTATTTGTGACAacag ttttagCAGCTCAAAAAACAGAATATAAATTCCTAGGATGTTTTTTGGAAGAAAATTTATTAACTCTTGGAGAAGAGAGCCGTGTTTTAACTCCAGTAACACCTCAATCTTGTTCAGATTTTTGTTCtgaaaaacaatatacattttttattcttaaacagAA tacCTGTCATTGTAGCAAAAATTACATATCAAGGCTTATGAGACAACTTGATTTCGAGTGTTCAATAAAATGCTCGGGAGATACTTCAGCTTCATGCGGAGGACCGCCAAATTTAGTGTCTTCATATACAACGGATAAATCAA aaGCAAACAATTTTATAGCACATGGTGGTTACCCAATACCAATTTATCTAGGATGTTATGCTGAAACTCCAAACGATGATGAAAATCGATTATTAAAAGGTCCAGCTGGACCAATTACTTACAATACTCCTCAGAAATGCTCagtaaaatgtttcaatatgggatttttattttttggagtTACATATGG AACAGAATGTTGGTGTGGAAATCAAAGACCAGCAAAGTCATCAAAAGTTGAcgatattaattgtaatactcCTTGTAGTGGTGATAGTAATCAGTTCTGTGGAGGAGGGTGGAAGATGGGAATTTATTCAACAGGAATTACAG actatataccaaaaaaatatattggatgCTTTGATGATGacggaaaaaaaacaaaaggaaaatatttaacattcccAATGGAAAGCAATAATAGTCCTAAACGATGCATGAATCTTTGTAACActcatagatttaaatatgCCGCTATTAAAGG caATATCTGTGAATGTAAAAACTATgaaccaaattttaatttacaaagaaGTTTTAGTGATTGTAATACTTTATGTACAGAAAACCCATCTGAATATTGTGGTGGTAGTACTACAATTAGTATTTACAAAACTTTGTACTCAG attCTTTAGAAAAAGTGTCTGTGAATCCTATTGGATGTTTTACCAATTCAAAAAGACATCCATTATTAAATGGTTGGAAAATAACACATTCTCGTCTTACTCCCAAACATTGTGTGTATAGTTGCCATATAAGAAGATATCCATATGCTGCACTTATATCTTC AAGAGAATGTTTATGTAGTTCTACTAAACCTTCTGATGAAGCTAAAACAGGGGATGACATGTGTACGACTCCTTGTTCTGGTTCATCTGAATATACATGTGGTGGCAAtaatggtataaatgtatacagttCTGGATTAGAATGGAAAACGGATACAATTGGACATAACTATCTGGGATGTTACGAGGAAAATCAAAATAACAGAATATTTAATGGTTACTCACGATCCTATTCTGTGAATACCCCAGAATTTTGTTCAAGTCTTTGTTACAAATTTGGGTATACTTACTTTGGAGTAACATATAAATCTGAATGTTTTTGTGGAAACCAATCGCCAAATGAACCTAAATTTCCAAAAGTAGAAGATAAACAATGCAACACTAAGTGTACAGGAGATGCTAATCAATTCTGTGGTGGTGGTTGGAGGATGGGAGTATTTTCAACTGGATTAatcg ATTTTGATGTTAATAATCGGCTCGTAGGTTGTTTTGAAATGGCAGAAAACTCATTTGGCAATATTAAATTTGAGCTTCTTAATACTAATACACCTAGTAAATGTTCTGCAATCTGTTATAACAGTGGATACACATTTTCAGGAGTCTCAgg tattaattgcTACTGTGGAGTTCGTGCTCCATCTCCTGAACTTTATGTAGAAAATTCTGATTGTGATACACCTTGTGTTGGTGATTCAACTAAGACATGTGGCGGTGAAGTAACACTTCAAATATATGATatcataa caatCAACCACACCAATAAAAATGAAACCATTCCAGAGTTAGTGGATGAATTCAATACTTTGAATTTAGAATCAATTTGgagttatgatatttatattgcacAAGAACCA gaTTTTGCAtttgttatttacaataattctgAAAAGaacttatttgtaaaaaatggaGAATTAGTCATCAAACCTACAGTTCTATCAGATAACTATGTCAAGAATGGTTGTTTACAACTGAAGgg GTGTACACAATATGAAGAATCTTCTGCATGTTCAATGAATGCTTCATCTTTTAATATACTACCTCCTATAGTTTCATCTAGACTTATCACAAAACATCATAAGTCATTGCAACATGGACATTTAAAGGTAATAGCTAAATTTCCAACAGGAGATTGGATTGTGCcag aaatagctTTGGTCAGTACAACTAATGAACAAAACAAATTAGTATTGGGTACATCATCtggaaatattgatttaaaatgtaatggtGTTGATGAAAGTATTTCTGTTctaaaatatggtttaaaagTTGATGAACTATACCATTCAAAATCAATTATGATGAAATCGATATCTGCAAGTCGCTGGTCTGATGATTATCATACATTAGAATTGTCTTGGtcaaataacaacattttatttaaaatagacgGAGAAAGTCACCCGTTGGATACATCAAACCTACAGTTGAACTTAATATTTGACTCTGaa taTTATGTATCTATTGGTGTGTCAGTTGGTGGTATGAAAAATTTCCCTGATGGGTGTTTAAGCAATAACCGTTTAAAACCATGGAAAAACTTTGACACTAAG gctATGTTAAATTTCTGGAAGGACAGAAATCAGTGGATATCCACATGGGATGATGAAAAATCaacattaaaagttaaaagtataaaGTTCACAGAggaagataatattaatatttag